TGCTGTAGAAGGCTATAATGCACGTCAAATCCTTGAAAAATTCTATAAAAATGCCGATTTTGTAGTTATAGAATCCTGGAATGATGAAGCTAATGAAATTAGCTAATCCTGGTGATTGGCATAGCTCATAGCAACTACCATCATGTAAGGGTCTAAAGTTATTTTTTCTGGTAAGTGCTGAGAAACAAAGCCAGAAGAGCTGTCTGCTATTTTTTGATAAGGCATGAAATTCTCTCTTAAGTTGGGTAGCTGAACTTTTATCTGCTCTTTTCCTGTATAGAACGCAGTAAATAAGCTGTAGCGCGCCTGTTTGAGTTCATAAGCTAAAAATTTGCCGGGATGCCATTGTATGGGATTGGCAGTAGCATCTAGCCACGTGATATTGTCTTGAGTGAGAAATCCTCGATTGAAGATTTCCTTGTGCTTTTTTCTAAAGTGAATAGCATGACAGACAAAGTCGACAAGAGAGGCATTGTTAGATAGTCTATCCCAAAGAAAATGGTTGGCATCAGTATCTAATGCCCAGCGATTATTATTGCCCTTTGCTGTGTGGCCGTATTCATCTCCAGATTGTAACATGGGTATTCCTTGAGAAAGGAATAGGGTGAGTAAGAAATTACGCATTTGACGTTGGCGTAATTCTATAATGTGTGGATTTTGCGTTTCTCCTTCTTCTCCAAAATTATAACTGTAATTTGCATCACTTCCGTCGCAATTGCCTTCCTGATTTTCTTCGTTATGTTTGTTATTATAAGCAACAGTGTCATACAAAGTGAAGCCGTCATGGCTACAAATATAGTTAATGGAATTACAGGGAGACCCATAAGGATAGAGATCTTGAGATCCAGAAATCCTTGAAGCGAAAGTACCAATCAGCTGGTCATTGCCATTTAGAAAAGCTTTTACTGTGTCGCGGTATTGGCCATTCCATTCGCTCCAACGGGAATGTAAAGTGGGGAAATAACCTAATTGATAGAGGCCAGCCGCATCCCAAGGTTCGGCAATAATTTTCGTGTCAGCAAGGATGGGATCATAGCTAATAGCTTGCAAAGCAGGGGAAAATGGAAGAGGTTTCCCCGAAGGATCACGTGAGAATATAGAGGCAAGGTCAAAACGAAATCCATCTACGTGCATTTCCTGAACCCAATAACGTAAGGAATCCAAAATCAATTGCGTCGTAGGCGTGTGGTTCGTATTTACCGTATTGCCACAACCTGAATAATTAGCAAACTCTCCTTGGGAGTCCACTATGTAATAAGAAGGAAGATCTATCCACTGTAGAGGACAAGTTGTATTTTCTAATCCCGTATGATTGAAAACAACATCAAGAATGACTTCAATACCTGCTTGGTGTAAGGCTTTGACTAGAGTTTTGAATTCTCGGCTAGGTGCACAAGGATCCGACCCATAGGCATAGCGTCGACACGGAGAAAAAAATTTACTGAAGCATACCCCCAGTAGTTGCAAAGGTGGGGGAAGTCTACCTTGCGAAAAGGATGGTAGGTTTCATCAAATTCAAAAATAGGGAGTAGCTCAATAGCATTAATCCCTAGCTTTTTTAGGTAATCTATTTTCTCAATAATCCCTAGGAACGTTCCCGGATAACGTGACTTAGAAGAATTATCCCAAGTAAATGAGCGGACATGCATTTCATAAATGATTGATTCTTCTTTAGGTAAATTGAGACAACGATCTCCTTCCCAAGAAAACTCTTCATTTTTTAAATAACTAAAGGCATAGTCTCCAGGAGTTTTTATAGAGCCAAAAGTTTGTGGAGAACGAAGGTTTTTTGCATAAGGATCAGCAAGATATTTTTTAAAATCAAATCTGCCTAAAGGGCTTGCAGGACCATCTACACGAAAAGTATATGACCATAGATCTGAAATTCCTTCCACTTCTATGTGCCAGATGGCCCCTGTACGGTTTTCTTTGCGAGACAAAACAATTTCTTGTGTATGTAAGTTTTGATCAGCAAGAACAAGTACCACTTGAGTAGCTTGTGAAGAAAATAACGCAAAACGATAACAGTCAGAAGAAAGCTGAGTTGCTCCTAAAGGTAGTGGAGAGCCTGGATAAAAACTAATTTTGCCCATTGCTAACCCGATAGCATAATGGGTTGAGAAACACAAGAAAGTTTTTGATTTCAAGTCTTTGAAATCGTTTACTAACAAATCTACAATATGTTAACTTAAAGAAGTAACAATTATCACAAGGAGATTCCCTCATGTCTAGGCAAAATGCTGAGGAAAATCTAAAAAATTTTGCTAAAGAACTAAAGCTACCTGACGTGGCTTTTGATCAGAATAATACGTGCATTTTGTTTGTTGACGGCGAATTTTCTCTTCACCTCACTTACGAAGAACATTCTGATCGTTTGTATGTGTACGCTCCCTTGTTAGACGGTTTGCCAGATAATACCCAAAGAAAGCTAGCTTTATATGAAAAGCTTTTAGAGGGATCTATGCTTGGCGGGCAAATGGCTGGTGGTGGCGTTGGCGTTGCTACTAAGGAACAGCTCGTGTTAATGCATTGTGTTTTAGATATGAAATATGCTGAAACCAATCTTTTGAAAGCGTTCGCCCAGTTGTTTATTGAAACTGTTGTCAAGTGGCGGACTGTTTGTGCTGATATCTGTGCGGGTAGAGAGCCTTCCGTAGATACTATGCCTCAAATGCCTCAATCTGGTGGCGGAATGCAGCCTCCTCCTACAGGAATTCGTGCGTAAAGCGTAATTTCATCCAGGGTGCGTCACGCGTTTTTTCTATATGGCAAAGACGCTCCTTGCTCTTAGCTAAGTTGCACAGCTTCTTACAAATAGAAAGTTTTAAATTCGTGGCTACCTCCTTTCTTTTAGTTCAATGATTCCATGATTTTACATCATGGATCATAGTTCCTGTGTGTGGGGAAAATTCTCTTCGCCGTTCTTTTTTTAGTTTTCCAATGACTCATATTGACGATATTATTTTGCAGATGTATAACACGTTGTCTCGTGATATTAGCTTCTAAGACGAGCTGACCAAGCTGATATTGAGGTTTGGGTTATAGGCTAAGCCCAACTAGATATTAAAGAGGCACTGTGTAGTAGCCCATGTTAAGAATACATAGTGCTTCTCGAGTAAATTCCAGAGGGAAGTTTGAATTTATTGACAAAATGACAAGTGGCGAGATTTTTTCAATTTTGTGTTATGTGTGAACGTCTTTAGCTCGATCCTTGAGGTATTTTACAGAAGCTGTATTGGGGTCCTAATCTTAGCAGTCTTTAGATTTCCACCTCGTAAGCTTATCTGATTTTCACAGTATTTACATAGCAACATAACCTCTGCTCGCTATAAGCAAGAGAGCGTGAGCTCTAAGGAAATTCAATAGGTGATTATATGATGTTTGGTTATTTCGTCGGTTATTTAGGAGCAGATCCTGAAGAAAGAATGACTTCAAAAGGTAAACGTGTAGTTGTGTTGCGTCTAGGTGTGAAATCTCGCGTAGGAACCAAAGATGAAACCGTGTGGTGCAAATGTAATATCTGGCATAACCGTTACGATAAAATGCTCCCTTATTTGAAAAAAGGATCAGGAGTCATTATTGCAGGGGATATTTCTGTAGAAAGTTACATGAGTAAGGATGGCACCCCTCAATCTTCTTTGGTCATTAGTGTCGATACAATTAAGTTTAGTCCTTTTAGTAGAAGCGAAACTCGCTCTCCAGCAACAGAGGAGAATGTATCTCATGTGTCTTATGACAATGTGTCTATAGGATTTGAGGGAGAGAGTTTGGATACTGAAGCTATAGCAGATAAAGATATGTATGCTGGTTATGGTCAAGGTCAGCAATATATATCTGAAGATGTGCCTTTTTAGTGGCTAACGAAATAACGATTTTTATAAAGAGGTAATTGTGGTTCTATTTCACTCTCAAGCATCTTGTAGTAAACGAGTTAAGGCTGACGCGATTGTTCTTCCTTTTTGGAAGGTTAAAAGTAAGCCTAAATGCGCAGCTTCCATTGCAAAGGAATATGAATCACTTTATCGCGTTGCCTTGGATAGCTTCTCTGGAGAAAGAGGGGAAGTCGAGTTTATCTATAATTCTGGACAAGGGAAGGAAAAGCGTCTTTTAATTTTAGGATTAGGGAAGAATGAGGAGCTAACTTCTCAGGATGTTTTAGAGGTTTATGCTAAGGTAACACGCACATTACGTAAGGCAAAATGTACAACAGTGAATGTGGTACTTCCTACAATTTCTGAGTTGCGTATTCCTGTGGAGGATTTCTTAACCAATCTGACTTCGGGAATCCTATCTTTGAACTATAATTACCCTAAGTATACGAAGGAAGCGAAAAAGACAGATCCTTTACTAACGAAAGTTACTGTATTGGGCATTGTACCTAAGATTGCCGATAGAATCTTTAGAAAAGAAGAGAGTATTTTTGAAGGCGTCTATCTGACACGAGATCTTGTGAATGGGAATGCCGATGAGGTCACTCCCGAAAAATTAGCAAATATTGCTAAAGGATTAGCTAAGCAATTCCCTAGTGTTGACGCTAAGGTTTTGAATAAGGATGCTATTCTTAAAGAGAAGATGGGCTTGTTGGCCGCTGTGGCTAAAGGTTCAGCTGTAGACCCTCGTTTTATTGTTTTAAGCTATCAAGGTAAGCCAAAATCTAAAGATCATACTGTACTTATAGGTAAAGGGGTAACTTTTGATTCTGGAGGCTTAGACCTGAAACCCGGCAAAGCCATGTTGACGATGAAGGAAGACATGGCAGGAGCCGCTACAGTATTGGGTATTCTTTCTGGGGTGGCTGCTCTTGAGCTTCCTGTAAATGTTACCGCTCTTATTCCTGCCACAGAGAACGCTATAGATGCTGCTTCTTATAAGATGGGGGATGTTTACGTCGGGATGTCAGGACTCTCCGTAGAGATTGGTAGCACGGATGCTGAGGGGCGTCTAATACTTGCTGATGCAATCACTTATGCTTTAAAATACTGCAAGCCTACGAGAATTATTGATTTTGCTACTTTAACAGGCGCTATGGTCGTTTCTTTAGGTGAGGATGTTGCTGGTTTCTTCTCAAATAATGATGTATTAGCTCAAGATCTTTTTGAAGCTTCTGCTGAAACTAGCGAATCTTTATGGCGCTTGCCGCTTGTTGAGAAATATGACAAAGCTTTGCATTCCGATATTGCTGATATGAAAAATATTGGTAGTAACCGTGCAGGGGCGATTACAGCGGCACTTTTCTTAAAACGTTTTCTTGAAGATCAACCGGTGGCGTGGGCTCATTTAGACATCGCAGGTACTGCGTATCGTGAAAAAGATGAAGATGCTTACCCAAAATATGCTTCTGGTTTTGGTGTTCGTTGTCTTATTTATTACATAGAAAAGTTCTTATCTAAGTAACTGTTTTTTAAACTCCTTCTAATTTAATAACGTGAATTTGTTTTTAATTTATTAAAATAAATGCGCGTTTTATTAAAGTTTTTTCAATTTCCTGCCGATAAATGGGGTAAGTAATTACCTGTCTAATTAGGGGAAATGAAAATGTTAGGAGTACAAAAAAAACGTAGCAGCAAGAAAACAGCGACTAAAGCTGTTCGTAAACCTGCTAGGAAGGCTACTGCTAAGAAGACGGCGACGAGAAAGCCTGCAGTTAAAAAGGCAGTTCGCAAGACAGCTGCGAAAAAAGCTACTGTGCGTAAGACTGTTAGCAAAATGACAGTACGCAAGACTGTAGCGAAAAAAGCTACTGCTAAGAAGACGGCGACAAGAAAGCCTGCGGCGAGAAAGACGGTCCGTAAGACAGCTGCGAAAACAGCGGCTACTCGCAAGCCTGCCGCTAGAAAAGCCGTAGCAAAACCTGCTATGTCATGCCATAAGCATCACAAACACACAGCTTCTTGCCAACGTGTATGCGCTTCTTCAGCAAAAAGACGCTGTGGTTCTAAAAGCCGTGTTCGTACAGCTCATGGCTGGCGTCAACAATTAATGAAACTTGTTTCTCGATAGGAACTAATTTCATTAGGCGATGGTGAACGGTAAGAGGATATAAAAAAAAGATCTCTTACCGTTTTTTTTGTTGATACCGAGGATTCTATCGACTCTCTCTGTACAGTTAGATGCGTAAAGGGTATAGTAAGTCCCTACCCTTATCTGTGCTAGGAGGTTTAGGAGATGCAAGATTACACTTGCTTCCAAGATTTTTCCAAATTTTACAAGGAAAAGGCTCCACACCTCACAGTCATTGGCTCAAATTCTGAAGAAGATCGGCGAGTGTGTGTAGAGTTGCTTGTTTCTGGGAAAGCTCAGGAAATGGATGCTTTGGGATTAACAATCAGCGACTTATCACAATGGACGGAGTCTTATGGTTTATTTGCCTCTAGAGAAGTCGTTTCTATTTTCCAAGCGGAGAAGCTCTCCTCGCAAACGCGTGATTTTCTAGCTCGCTATGCTAGAAATCCTCATCCTCATCTCACTTTAATATTATTCACGACGAAGCAGTCGTTTTTCCAGTCTTTGCGGAAGGAGCTCCCTTCTGCAGTGTTCTTATCGTTATTTGGTGAATGGCAGTCGGATGCGGAGAAACGTATGGCGATCCTCCTATCTCAAAAAGCTTCTCTGTTAGGGATTTCCTGTTCTTTAGCCTTGGCTTCAGCATTTATTAAGAAATTTCCTCAAGCGGAAATGCATAATCTTCTTGGGGAGTTTCATAAGTTGCTTTGCTGTTTAGGGAAAAAGCAAGTTCTAGAGTACAACGATATTGAAAACTTTGTTGTGAAACAAGAGCAGGTATCTCTATGGAAATTACGCGATGCTGTATTTCAAAGGAATACGTCTGCGAGTCAGGCAATGCTTCAAGCTTTGCTGCATGAACATGGCGAAGAACCTTTGGGATTAATAGCGTTTCTTCGTGGGCAGTGTTTGTACGGCTTGCGTAGTTTGGAAGAAGCCGCGGGGGATAGGAAACACCGCTTTTTTGTTGCCTATGGGAAAGAACGGCTCTATCAAGCCTTGAGTTATTTATTTTATGCTGAGAGTATAATTAAGAATAATGCTCAAGATTCTATAATTGCTATGGAAACTTTGCTGATTAGGATGACAAGTATATGACTTTATATATTTTCCCCAACACTTTAGGAAATCGACGCGTGGATCTTTTACCCGCGGGTATAGGTGAAGTTATACCTAAGCTCCACGGTTTAATTGCCGAGAGTGATCGTGGTGGTCGTACCTTCCTGAATTTATGGAAAGTTCAAGAAACCCATAAGTTTCCTATAGCAGTATTAAGTAAGAATGCACGGTCTGTAAAGGCTTGGGATTTTTACCTTGAGCCTATTGTAAAAAAACAAGAAAGCTGGGGATTAGTTTCTGATTCGGGGCTTCCTTGTATTGCCGATCCTGGAGCAGGACTGGTCCGTCGTGCTCGTGCTCTGAATTTACCTATTCAAGCATTTTCTGGTCCGTGTTCTATAACATTAGCGTTAATGTTATCCGGATTGCCGGGGCAAAACTTTACTTTTTTAGGTTATCTTCCGCAAAACCCTAGGGATAGAGAACGGTGTATAAGGAGTAGCTCCGGGAAACAACATACACAAATATGTATCGAAACACCCTACCGTAATGTCCATACATTTCAAGCATTATTAGAAGCTTTACCGGGTCATGCTGATCTATGCGTAGGCATAGACCTGACTGGTGATCAAGAGTTTGTTTCTACACGATCTGTAGATATGTGGTTGCAATCTAAGGATATCGATCAGGTAACTCAAAAAATTACAAAAACGCCTGCAATTTTTCTTTTCCATACTCCGAGATAACTGATGGAGAAATAAAAAGAGGAATCTTTGTGCAAGATTCCTCAATACCTGTTTTCTACATATCTGTAAGATTGCTGCAGCAGGAGTGCTCTGAGCAGCATTTCATAGCAGGAGACTGTTCGGATTGTACAGAGGCATGTCCTGCTGCTTTCGCAAGTCTTGCGTAGTGATTTTTTATCTTCCGCATTTTCTTACAAAGAATGAATGGTTCGATTAACGACCAAACAAAGAAGATAGGAAGCGGCGCACTTAACAATTGTATGCATTCGGAATTCAAAGCCATAACCCTACGCATTTTGACTTTCCCAGCAGCCATGGATACACTTTGCAGCGTATTCAATAAGACAGGCAGGGCAATCACAATCAAGGCGCATATGAATAGATAAGTTTTGTACTTTCTAAAATGTTTCTTAGGAGCTAAGGGCTCTCCTTTGAATAACGTTCTATAAAAGATGAATACCAGTATAGATGGTGATAGAAAAAAGATCAAATTAAAGATCGTTGACGTAATACTTGGTTGCAGCACAACACTCTCCATGTTTTTCGATCAATATACCTTAACTTTTCCTCTGTAAATCCGTCGAGATTTTTATTATGAAATAATTTCTATACTTTAAAATAATATTTTATTCTATTTGGTATTTAAAATTGATCAATAGAAGTTTTGAATAAATTACAAAATGAAAAATATAATTAAAAATATAAATACGCAGTATTCTAGTGCTACCACTTCTGAGGAATCAAACGAAACTCCCAGTAATGAGAATGAGGTTGTTGAAAATCATAACGCGATTCCCGATGAGAAGATTCTATTTTCTTGTGTTCATGGTGATAGCACAAGTAAGCATGTCACGCGTCAACCATGGAACGTTTCCAATCACAGAATTACCAACATCGTCAGAGGTGATAGTGACTCAGCCCCTGAGGGGAGTATTGCTTTAAAAAGTGATCTCAGTGATTACCTGCAAAAAGGAGACATCACTACCACGGGAATCTTTTTAAGAGACACCGGTGGATTAATGATCGGTGATATTGACATGGGATCTGCTTACACTGTATTGGGTCTACCTACTTCCTATAAAAACACGATCGTAGGTTCTGCGGATGCAGCGTCTGTTGGTATGGTAGAGGAGGATATAGGTACTCTTGCTCACAAGGTCACCGATCTGATTAGTCGTATTAATCAACTCGTATCTGAAAATGGTTTGGATAAAATTATTAAAGACCTAGGCACACCGACTCTTGGCGGGTCTGGAAAACCGCCTAATGTCACCCTGACAAAACCCAAGGAGGCTAAATGGTTAGTGCGTGATGGTGGGAATTCTATGCAGGGAGATTTGGGATTTCAAAAAAGTGAACAAAGCTCACCAACGGCCCCAGAACCAACCATTACCAATCTTCCGATATCAGACAATCCAAAAAATAAAACAGCGGCTGCCCTAGGAGCGATTTCTACAGGTACTCCGAAGGATGATCTGCAAAGAATGGTTGCTGTAGATGATATAATCAAAACGGTGGAGAGTGTAAAAACTAACAATAATGCGTATCCGAATTGGTCGGGCATGGACATCCCATGTGTCTGTTTAAAACAGGGTGCTCCCAATGGATCGTCATCCGGAAATTATGATAAATCTAAAAATTCTGAGTTATACATCCAGACTAAAGATGGAAATAGCGTGACGCTATTGCGTAGAGGCATCTACTGTGTTTCTTTTTGCTATGACTTTACTCAGCCAGAACCTCCAGCCCCTCCTTCTCCTCCCACGCCTCCTGTTTCTCCAGATCCTTCTGCTCCTCCTAGGACTCCTGATGCTAAATCCGCAGAGGTCAGTTGCACATTATCCCTTAAACCTAAAGAAGGGGAGAAAAAAGAGTGTTATAAAGTGACGGGGAAAGCGAGCTCTAGTTTGATAGGAAAGACTTATATTTTTGTTCCTGGTGATCAAGCATCAGTATCCATAGATTTAAGTTTTGATGTTTCATCTAGTCCAGCCGTTGACAAACGTACTTGGACGATAACTTTTATAGGCGCTGCTTATTAAATTATGAACAAGGCTAAGTCATGCACTTAGCCTTATTTTAGCCACAGAAACTATGGATTAGTTTTTTGTGGGAAGATGGAAGGAAGCAAAGTCGTTTGCCAGGACCATGAAGAGAGTTTGAGCATTTTCGTCTTTTCAGGGGGAGGAGTGCCATTGGTTATTGAATTGAGTTTGAGTTTGAGATCAGAAGGTTCTTGAACAGGTATCTGAAAGAACATGTTTTGTCCTGATTGTAAAGCTGAGACGGTGTAGACTACAGTCTCACTGCTAGCAGTTCTGCTAATTAATTCCGTGCCTTCTGGTGTCTTTGGAGATGGATTTAATATTACACTGATGTTGGCAGAAGTGTCCCCACTCCAAGTAGCTGTTACAGATAGTGTTAAAATCCCAGAGGATAACACTTTTATTGTTTTCGCATTAGAATCTTCAATTTTTAAGTACTTATCTGATATTGGTGTGCTGTTTACATTATCAGGTTGTGTTTGTTCTGGAGATCCTTCTCCTCCTGCTGCCCCACTTTCAGCGGCCTCCATTCTTATTGGTGCGGGCAGTACGGGTTTGGGAACATTAGGAAGAGGCGTTGTTGGGGATTTATCAGGATTTACAACAGGTGAAGCTGGGGCTGCTGGAGGCGGAGCCGGTGGTGGTGGTGGAGTCGATGTTTTCCATTCAAAATGGTCAGTAACTGTTGTTTCTGTAGAGATTGTATTCCCTAAAAAACGAATTTGCGGGGTAGAGATTTTGGATTGCACATACTCAACATTAGCCGCGTCTTTAAGATCAGTATCTAATGGAGTTTTGACATTTTTCACTGCATGGTTGTCCATATTCAAATCACCTGACATGGTACTACCAGAAATACTGACAAACAGAGAAGTATCTGGAGCTGGTTCTTCGGGTTCAGGAACTTCTTCTTCTGGCGGATTTTCCTGACTCGGCGGTATTCCTAAAGCAGCTTCAATGACACTCACCTTACTAGATATACCAGACAGTTTTGAGACCGCGTCACTAATCTCAGAATTATTGGTTACTGTATTGGCCATTTGCATCACATAGCCTACAGTTGCTGCAGCTGACTGGTCTAAAGACTTTAATTCCTTTGCATCAGGCATCTTCACATTGGTAATCGAGTTCCCTCCCATATTGATGTTACCTGACATGGTTCCACCTTTTGTAGATAAGTACCCTGAATCAGGGTCCGACTTGGACACATAGTTGGATTGTAAATAGTCTAAGGATACAGCATCGGAATTTTGTTTCGGTGCTGCCAAGTCACTGATATTTTGCTTATTCATATCAATGGGTTTTGCTGATGTGATTGTTGATCCCGTTAGAGTAAATAGAGCGGGGTTGGTCTCTGCTTTTGCTCGTATTCTACTTTTGATATTTTCTAATGAAAAATCATCGTGTGCTTTATTATCTGTTTTATCTTTCATATTTTTTTAATAACAATTAATTGTTTTTTAATAAAATCCAATAACAGTTGTTAATTATTATTAAAATTAAAAAGAGATATTCATGATTTCTTCAGCAATTGTATCATGAAATAAACGACCTTGTTTATTTAAGAATAAAAATTCGTTATTGTGACCGAAGAGTTCTTTAATGAGAGGAAGGGAGGCAAGAGACTCCATTAATGGAGCAGGGAAATCTTTCCATCTCGCTCCTTGGGTAAGACGTAATCTTAGAGCTAGAGCTTCTTTGATACGTTCGTTTTCTGGTAAGCTCTCTGTAGATTCATGCACAGGAAGATTTTTACGTACTGCACGTAGATACTGAGAGATTCTTGAGAGATTTTTTGACCGCACCTTATGAATATATTGTGAGGCAGAAACTCCTAAGCCTAGGAATGGTTGATCTGTCCAATAATAAAGATTGTGTTTGGATTGCGCTTGAGATTTGGCATAAGAGGCGAGTTCATAACGAGAAAATCCACGTGAGGTCAGGAGCTCTTCAGCAGATAGGCTCATAGCAGCGAGTATATCATCATCAGCAATAGAAGGAGCTAGAATACGACGGTGCTTATAAAAAGATGTGTGGGGATCTAGGGTGAGATTATAAAGAGAGATATGCGCAATTGGAAGAGTCAGAGCTTGATGAAGGTCTGTGATAAAATCTGCTAGCGATTGTGTGGGCAGACCATAAATCAGATCTAAGGAGATGTTGTTATATCCATGTTCATAACAGCGGTGTACGGCGTCTATAGATGCTGCTGAGGAGTGGATTCTGCCTAAGGCTTTAAGAAGGGGATCATGAAAAGTTTGTGCTCCAATGCTAATCCTATTCACAGCAGTAAGAAGCAGTTCTCTTAAATAAAATTCAGAAAGGTCTTCGGGATTAGCCTCTAGGGTGATTTCTTGAGCGTGGGGAGCGAGTGTTTGAATTATGTTGTGGAGATAGTGTGGAGGAATTAATGAGGGTGTTCCTCCACCAAGAAATACAGTATCGACGAAATGCGTGTCCTCAATTGTCGACAGTTTTTGCAAACCTTCTTGAAGAATAGCATTACAATACAGACTTACCGATTCAGGATTGTAGGGAATCGTATAAAAGCTACAGTAATGGCATTTCTTTGAACAGAAAGGAAAATGGATATACAGGGCTAAAGGCGATTTACCATTCATTAGCATCGGGGTCAACAATGCCCCCACGTCTCCAACGATTTCGGTCGCTGAAAGGATCCTCATCATCGTCGCTAGAGTCATCGATTTCTGCAGCGCCTTCTTCTCGATCTTCATCATGAAGATCGATTTCTACGGTTTCACTGGGATCAATATCAATTTCGGTTTCTGTAGCCTCTACAAACTCCATATCCGACATACTTGGCCCGTCAGGATATACCGTTTTCGCAGGACTGCGTCTCGGAGTGACAAACTCTTCAACTTCACCATTTTCTTTGAGAAGCTGCAAACGCTCCTTCTCCTCATGGATTTTGTTTTCTAAAGAACGCATTTCTTCTTTGTGACGGTCGATTTCTTTTTTAGGAACTAAACCCAATTGCATCCACTGGGTTAAGTCACGTAATTCAGATTCGAGTTTTTTTAGACGTTCACTTTTCATCTAGTGGGCACCATCCTGTATTCTAGAGAGCAGATGTAATGTATCCTTTGCTTTTTTTCAACTATAGAAAAAAAACAAAGATTGTTTTTTTTTGAAAAATAAAAATTTGCTATGAAACGAAATTCAGATCGCATCTATCGAGAACAAATATCATATGGATTCAGAGTTTGTTGGACAAGTCCATTCTTCGGATATGGATTGGATCGAGGCTATGTTTCAAAAATTTCTAAATCATGAAACATTGGATCCTTCATGGAAATATTTTTTTGAAGGATATCAATTGGGTCAGGAAAGGGCTGCTTCAGCATCTTCCGGAAATGAAGAA
Above is a genomic segment from Chlamydia abortus containing:
- a CDS encoding single-stranded DNA-binding protein codes for the protein MMFGYFVGYLGADPEERMTSKGKRVVVLRLGVKSRVGTKDETVWCKCNIWHNRYDKMLPYLKKGSGVIIAGDISVESYMSKDGTPQSSLVISVDTIKFSPFSRSETRSPATEENVSHVSYDNVSIGFEGESLDTEAIADKDMYAGYGQGQQYISEDVPF
- a CDS encoding type III secretion chaperone Slc1 — translated: MSRQNAEENLKNFAKELKLPDVAFDQNNTCILFVDGEFSLHLTYEEHSDRLYVYAPLLDGLPDNTQRKLALYEKLLEGSMLGGQMAGGGVGVATKEQLVLMHCVLDMKYAETNLLKAFAQLFIETVVKWRTVCADICAGREPSVDTMPQMPQSGGGMQPPPTGIRA
- a CDS encoding histone H1-like repetitive region-containing protein, which translates into the protein MLGVQKKRSSKKTATKAVRKPARKATAKKTATRKPAVKKAVRKTAAKKATVRKTVSKMTVRKTVAKKATAKKTATRKPAARKTVRKTAAKTAATRKPAARKAVAKPAMSCHKHHKHTASCQRVCASSAKRRCGSKSRVRTAHGWRQQLMKLVSR
- a CDS encoding leucyl aminopeptidase, which codes for MVLFHSQASCSKRVKADAIVLPFWKVKSKPKCAASIAKEYESLYRVALDSFSGERGEVEFIYNSGQGKEKRLLILGLGKNEELTSQDVLEVYAKVTRTLRKAKCTTVNVVLPTISELRIPVEDFLTNLTSGILSLNYNYPKYTKEAKKTDPLLTKVTVLGIVPKIADRIFRKEESIFEGVYLTRDLVNGNADEVTPEKLANIAKGLAKQFPSVDAKVLNKDAILKEKMGLLAAVAKGSAVDPRFIVLSYQGKPKSKDHTVLIGKGVTFDSGGLDLKPGKAMLTMKEDMAGAATVLGILSGVAALELPVNVTALIPATENAIDAASYKMGDVYVGMSGLSVEIGSTDAEGRLILADAITYALKYCKPTRIIDFATLTGAMVVSLGEDVAGFFSNNDVLAQDLFEASAETSESLWRLPLVEKYDKALHSDIADMKNIGSNRAGAITAALFLKRFLEDQPVAWAHLDIAGTAYREKDEDAYPKYASGFGVRCLIYYIEKFLSK
- a CDS encoding DNA polymerase III subunit delta, which codes for MQDYTCFQDFSKFYKEKAPHLTVIGSNSEEDRRVCVELLVSGKAQEMDALGLTISDLSQWTESYGLFASREVVSIFQAEKLSSQTRDFLARYARNPHPHLTLILFTTKQSFFQSLRKELPSAVFLSLFGEWQSDAEKRMAILLSQKASLLGISCSLALASAFIKKFPQAEMHNLLGEFHKLLCCLGKKQVLEYNDIENFVVKQEQVSLWKLRDAVFQRNTSASQAMLQALLHEHGEEPLGLIAFLRGQCLYGLRSLEEAAGDRKHRFFVAYGKERLYQALSYLFYAESIIKNNAQDSIIAMETLLIRMTSI
- a CDS encoding SAM-dependent methyltransferase, with protein sequence MTLYIFPNTLGNRRVDLLPAGIGEVIPKLHGLIAESDRGGRTFLNLWKVQETHKFPIAVLSKNARSVKAWDFYLEPIVKKQESWGLVSDSGLPCIADPGAGLVRRARALNLPIQAFSGPCSITLALMLSGLPGQNFTFLGYLPQNPRDRERCIRSSSGKQHTQICIETPYRNVHTFQALLEALPGHADLCVGIDLTGDQEFVSTRSVDMWLQSKDIDQVTQKITKTPAIFLFHTPR
- the hemW gene encoding radical SAM family heme chaperone HemW, whose protein sequence is MNGKSPLALYIHFPFCSKKCHYCSFYTIPYNPESVSLYCNAILQEGLQKLSTIEDTHFVDTVFLGGGTPSLIPPHYLHNIIQTLAPHAQEITLEANPEDLSEFYLRELLLTAVNRISIGAQTFHDPLLKALGRIHSSAASIDAVHRCYEHGYNNISLDLIYGLPTQSLADFITDLHQALTLPIAHISLYNLTLDPHTSFYKHRRILAPSIADDDILAAMSLSAEELLTSRGFSRYELASYAKSQAQSKHNLYYWTDQPFLGLGVSASQYIHKVRSKNLSRISQYLRAVRKNLPVHESTESLPENERIKEALALRLRLTQGARWKDFPAPLMESLASLPLIKELFGHNNEFLFLNKQGRLFHDTIAEEIMNISF